From Haloterrigena salifodinae, the proteins below share one genomic window:
- a CDS encoding GcvT family protein, which produces MNADDSLPDQADTVIVGAGIVGCNLAYQLTELGRDDVVVVDQGPMPTTGGSSSHAPGIMFQTSESKILSKFAKHSRNVYSDLEDDNGVQAYKEVGGIEVARSDERMDFLQRRVEHAESWGLPNPEILSPEEVEEKLPLVDSDVIQGGYYSPTDGQVSGVVACAALAREAMDQGAKFVPHTRTEDIETENGSISSVITENGTIECNEVVIATNIWARQLGEKLDVHLPVTPVEHQYTMTEPLEELADNQIDVSDHPLYENYKDVSGEKTDRLLAGPDRPILRDQDNAMYFRTHGDSYGIGSYNHEPVVPDPRELGGNEEDAEQGSVHEFTEYHMNNATHPDRPDKAPRQASDELLPATEGQELEHKYNGMFAESPNGLPVMGPVQKYDGLWTAAAIWVTHAGGAGKALAEWMENGVPRLSDGPIDLRHCNVNRFDAHEGSWDFARDTGGEEYRIVYNIMHPKWVWTDHQRDIRRTPMYHSHKELDAELWAEAGWEEPQWFESNADLLAEYGEQIPDREGWEGKYWSPIEGAEALHVRNKVGLHDMTSFNKMEVVGSDAGDFVQRLCTNDMDIDIGDVRYTLMCNEEGGVRADITVTRVDDDRYLLLTTGREVGNNHVAWVREQSPEDVVVNDVTSSLAAMVCTGPNARKVLSEVTDVDLSDEAFPFFTSQQFFVKNVPVTALRVSYAGELGWELYTPSEYGEQLWEHLMEAGEEYDIRPYGNGALNALRIEKGFRLWGEDLHTEHNPYETDLGWATDLETDFIGKEAVVEAAEGNNIDHKVACLTLDDEAATILPHRPIFDGDERIGYVHSAEYGYTVGACVVYTYLPPEYAEPETELEIEYEGERYDATVREEPLLD; this is translated from the coding sequence ATGAACGCAGACGACAGCTTGCCGGACCAAGCAGACACTGTTATTGTCGGTGCCGGTATCGTCGGGTGCAACCTGGCGTACCAGCTCACTGAACTCGGCCGAGACGATGTCGTCGTCGTCGATCAGGGACCGATGCCAACCACTGGCGGGTCTTCCAGCCACGCGCCGGGGATCATGTTCCAGACTTCCGAGTCGAAGATCCTCTCGAAGTTCGCCAAGCACAGCCGTAACGTGTACTCGGACCTGGAGGACGACAACGGGGTCCAAGCCTACAAGGAAGTCGGCGGTATCGAAGTTGCACGCAGCGATGAGCGGATGGACTTCCTCCAGCGCCGCGTTGAGCATGCCGAATCCTGGGGACTCCCGAATCCGGAGATCCTGTCGCCCGAGGAAGTAGAAGAAAAGCTGCCGCTCGTCGACAGCGACGTGATCCAGGGTGGCTACTACTCGCCGACCGACGGCCAGGTGTCCGGCGTCGTCGCCTGCGCTGCCCTCGCCAGAGAAGCCATGGACCAGGGAGCGAAGTTCGTTCCGCATACCCGCACCGAAGACATCGAGACCGAGAACGGGTCGATCAGCTCGGTTATCACCGAAAACGGGACGATCGAGTGTAACGAAGTCGTCATCGCAACGAACATCTGGGCGCGTCAACTGGGCGAGAAACTCGACGTTCACCTCCCGGTGACGCCGGTCGAGCACCAATACACGATGACCGAGCCGCTCGAGGAACTCGCCGACAACCAGATCGACGTCAGCGATCACCCGCTGTACGAGAATTACAAGGACGTCTCCGGCGAGAAGACTGACCGCCTGCTCGCGGGCCCCGACCGGCCGATCCTCCGCGATCAGGACAACGCGATGTACTTCCGGACGCACGGAGACTCCTACGGGATCGGGTCGTACAACCACGAACCCGTCGTACCCGACCCGCGAGAGCTCGGCGGCAACGAGGAAGACGCCGAACAGGGCTCGGTCCACGAGTTCACCGAGTACCATATGAACAACGCGACGCACCCTGACCGGCCGGACAAGGCGCCCCGCCAGGCCAGCGACGAACTGCTGCCCGCCACTGAGGGGCAGGAACTCGAACACAAGTACAACGGGATGTTTGCGGAGTCGCCGAACGGCCTGCCGGTGATGGGGCCGGTCCAGAAGTATGACGGTCTCTGGACCGCGGCCGCCATCTGGGTCACTCACGCCGGCGGCGCCGGCAAGGCGCTCGCCGAGTGGATGGAAAACGGTGTCCCCCGCCTCTCCGACGGACCGATCGACCTCCGGCACTGCAACGTCAATCGGTTCGACGCCCACGAAGGCAGCTGGGATTTCGCACGAGACACCGGCGGCGAGGAGTACCGCATCGTCTACAACATCATGCACCCGAAGTGGGTCTGGACGGATCATCAGCGAGACATCCGCCGCACGCCGATGTACCACAGCCACAAGGAACTCGACGCCGAGCTGTGGGCCGAAGCCGGGTGGGAGGAACCGCAGTGGTTCGAGTCCAACGCCGACCTGCTCGCCGAGTACGGCGAGCAGATCCCGGACCGTGAGGGCTGGGAGGGCAAGTACTGGTCGCCCATCGAGGGCGCGGAGGCGCTCCACGTCCGCAACAAGGTCGGCCTCCACGACATGACGTCGTTCAACAAGATGGAGGTCGTCGGGAGCGACGCCGGAGACTTCGTTCAGCGCCTCTGTACGAACGACATGGACATCGACATCGGCGACGTCCGGTACACGCTCATGTGTAACGAGGAGGGCGGCGTCCGCGCGGACATCACCGTCACGCGCGTCGACGACGACCGCTACCTCCTCCTGACGACCGGTCGCGAGGTCGGGAACAACCACGTCGCGTGGGTCCGCGAGCAGTCCCCCGAGGACGTGGTCGTCAACGACGTCACCTCCAGCCTGGCGGCGATGGTCTGTACCGGTCCGAACGCGAGGAAGGTGCTCTCCGAGGTGACGGACGTGGACCTCTCCGACGAGGCGTTCCCGTTCTTCACGAGTCAGCAGTTCTTCGTCAAGAACGTGCCTGTCACCGCGCTCCGAGTGTCCTACGCCGGCGAACTCGGCTGGGAGCTGTACACGCCTTCCGAGTACGGCGAGCAGCTCTGGGAGCATCTCATGGAGGCCGGCGAAGAGTACGACATTCGTCCGTACGGCAACGGCGCGCTGAACGCGCTGCGCATTGAGAAGGGCTTCCGGCTGTGGGGAGAGGACCTCCACACCGAGCACAACCCCTACGAGACGGATCTCGGATGGGCCACCGACCTGGAGACCGACTTCATCGGGAAGGAAGCGGTCGTCGAAGCGGCGGAGGGGAACAACATCGACCACAAGGTCGCGTGCCTGACCCTCGACGACGAAGCAGCGACGATCCTCCCTCACCGTCCGATCTTCGACGGTGACGAACGAATCGGCTACGTACACAGTGCCGAGTACGGGTACACGGTCGGCGCCTGCGTCGTCTACACGTACCTCCCGCCGGAGTACGCGGAGCCCGAGACCGAACTCGAGATCGAGTACGAGGGCGAACGGTACGACGCCACCGTTCGTGAGGAACCGCTCCTCGATTAA
- a CDS encoding GlcG/HbpS family heme-binding protein gives MVESIPLETAKQLIEAAEEKADEIDNPMVITVANSEGNLIAQHRMDGGWLASVSISRNKAYTSAALEMPTHELAEPSEPGNSLYGLQTTDDDQIVIFGGGYPLEQDGEVVGSIGVSGGAVSQDREVAEAGVEQWNELITEEAATADD, from the coding sequence ATGGTAGAGTCCATTCCGCTGGAGACAGCGAAACAGCTGATAGAAGCGGCAGAAGAGAAAGCGGACGAGATCGATAATCCGATGGTGATCACGGTTGCAAACAGCGAGGGGAACCTCATCGCCCAGCACCGCATGGACGGCGGCTGGCTGGCCTCCGTGAGCATCTCGCGTAACAAGGCGTACACGTCCGCTGCCCTGGAGATGCCGACACACGAACTGGCGGAGCCTTCCGAACCGGGCAACTCCCTGTACGGTCTCCAGACGACCGACGACGACCAGATCGTCATCTTCGGCGGCGGCTATCCGCTCGAGCAAGACGGCGAGGTCGTCGGCTCGATCGGCGTCTCTGGCGGTGCCGTAAGCCAGGACCGCGAGGTCGCCGAAGCTGGCGTCGAACAGTGGAACGAACTCATCACAGAGGAAGCGGCCACGGCAGACGACTGA